In Xenopus laevis strain J_2021 chromosome 2S, Xenopus_laevis_v10.1, whole genome shotgun sequence, a genomic segment contains:
- the birc5.S gene encoding baculoviral IAP repeat-containing protein 5.1-A (The RefSeq protein has 1 substitution compared to this genomic sequence) — translation MYSAKNRFVQAVQRLQDFKNMYDYDARLATFADWPFTENCKCTPESMAKAGFVHCPTENEPDVACCFFCLKELEGWEPDDDPWTEHSKRSANCGFLSLTKCVNDLTMEGFLRLEGDRIKSFYRKFSTVVLQYVEEEMTAATKRLLEYFSNQHHCSIDLDH, via the exons ATGTACTCTGCCAAGAACAGGTTTGTGCAAGCAGTGCAACGCCTGCAGGATTTTAAGAATATGTATGATTATGACGCCCGCCTTGCAACATTCGCAGACTGGCCCTTTACTGAAAACTGCAAGTGCACCCCAGAAAGT ATGGCTAAAGCTGGCTTTGTTCACTGCCCCACTGAGAATGAACCCGATGTTGCTTGCTGTTTTTTCTGCTTGAAGGAGCTGGAGGGCTGGGAGCCAGATGATGACCCTTG GACTGAACATTCCAAGCGTTCTGCCAACTGTGGTTTCCTCTCCCTGACAAAGTGTGCCAATGACCTCACAATGGAGGGGTTTCTGCGGCTGGAAGGTGATCGGATCAAGAGTTTCTAT CGCAAGTTTTCTACTGTCGTTCTCCAGTACGTCGAGGAAGAAATGACTGCAGCTACAAAGCGCCTGCTGGAATACTTCTCCAACCAACACCATTGCTCCATAGATCTTGACCACTGA